A stretch of Nitrospira sp. DNA encodes these proteins:
- a CDS encoding macro domain-containing protein: protein MIHNATGNLLQTDAEALVNTVNCDGFMGKGIALQFKQAWPENFDVYAKACRAKEVRPGQMLVWESGRMVNPRYIINFPTKRHWREKSRLEDIRNGLRALVADIRRLGIRSIAVPPLGCGNGGLDWQDVRPLIEAAFAELSDTQVHLFSPLGAPEAKTMPVNTKRPEMTISRALFVKVMHQYESLSYRLTLLEIQKLMYFLQEAGEPLRLRFEAGTYGPYAANLNKVLERIEGHHIRGYGDSQKPDTEIELLPDAAKEADLYLSQHPLPIARVNRVSNLIQGFETPYGMELLSSVHWVCTHSKPKATTPEAAIESVHGWNERKQKMFRSEHIRVAYQRLRELAWIAK from the coding sequence ATGATTCATAACGCTACAGGCAACCTTCTTCAAACTGACGCGGAAGCCCTCGTCAATACCGTCAACTGCGACGGGTTCATGGGCAAAGGCATTGCTTTGCAGTTTAAGCAAGCTTGGCCAGAAAACTTTGATGTCTATGCCAAGGCCTGTCGTGCGAAAGAGGTTCGTCCAGGCCAAATGCTGGTTTGGGAATCTGGCCGAATGGTTAATCCCAGATACATCATTAATTTCCCGACGAAGCGGCATTGGCGAGAAAAGTCCCGGCTTGAGGATATCCGGAATGGTCTCCGTGCGTTAGTGGCGGATATCCGGCGGCTTGGTATACGTTCGATTGCGGTACCGCCGTTGGGCTGTGGAAATGGCGGTTTGGATTGGCAAGATGTTCGTCCACTTATCGAAGCGGCTTTCGCTGAGTTGTCTGACACTCAGGTACACTTGTTTAGTCCTTTGGGCGCGCCAGAGGCGAAGACCATGCCGGTCAACACGAAAAGGCCGGAGATGACCATCAGCCGTGCTCTATTTGTGAAGGTCATGCACCAGTATGAGTCGTTAAGTTACCGTCTCACTCTTCTTGAAATCCAAAAGTTGATGTACTTTCTTCAGGAGGCAGGCGAGCCTCTTCGCTTGCGGTTTGAAGCGGGAACCTATGGTCCATATGCGGCGAATCTGAACAAAGTCTTGGAGCGAATTGAGGGGCATCATATCCGTGGCTATGGCGATAGCCAGAAGCCTGATACTGAAATTGAGTTGCTTCCTGATGCGGCGAAAGAAGCTGACTTATACCTGAGCCAGCATCCCTTGCCGATCGCCCGAGTGAACCGTGTGAGTAACCTTATTCAAGGATTTGAGACTCCCTACGGCATGGAGCTCCTTTCTTCCGTCCACTGGGTGTGCACTCATAGCAAGCCAAAGGCAACTACACCAGAGGCAGCTATAGAGTCAGTGCATGGGTGGAACGAGAGAAAACAAAAGATGTTCCGTTCCGAGCATATCCGTGTAGCCTATCAGCGTCTCCGTGAGCTTGCTTGGATAGCCAAGTGA
- a CDS encoding Xaa-Pro peptidase family protein, with translation MKRSASAQPDIATLFIAASEGDSNLYYATRFVAPDPFIYMEVKGERLLVMSDLEMDRAKTQASVDRVLSYSELEKQAKAQGVKEPGTVDIVHVVLRAAKIRQLLVPANFPFIHATRLQEMGYSLKPKRDPFYEQRVIKTAEEVRHIEASQRATEEAVAAAHATLKQAEIRGPELWLDGAPLTSERIKKLINVKLMERDCVAQHTIVAGGEQACDPHHEGSGPLPAHRSIIFDVFPRSADSRYFADMSRTVIRGTASPELKRLYQTVKDAQEEAITKIKDGADGMKIHQGICDRFDKAGYKTGLVEGRMQGYFHGTGHGVGLDIHEAPRISRTGSLLQEGHVVTVEPGLYYPGLGAVRIEDMVLVTKDGCRNLTNFPKIFELD, from the coding sequence ATGAAACGATCTGCCTCCGCACAGCCTGATATCGCCACGCTCTTTATCGCCGCCAGCGAAGGCGATTCGAATCTCTACTACGCCACGCGGTTCGTGGCGCCGGATCCGTTTATATATATGGAAGTGAAGGGCGAGCGCCTCTTGGTGATGAGCGATCTCGAAATGGATCGGGCCAAGACGCAGGCGTCGGTGGACCGGGTGCTGTCGTACTCGGAGCTGGAGAAACAGGCCAAGGCGCAAGGGGTGAAAGAACCCGGCACGGTCGATATTGTGCATGTGGTGCTGCGCGCGGCGAAGATCCGGCAGCTGCTGGTTCCGGCCAATTTCCCGTTCATCCATGCGACCCGGCTGCAAGAGATGGGCTATAGCCTGAAGCCGAAGCGGGATCCCTTCTACGAGCAGCGGGTGATCAAAACGGCCGAAGAGGTCCGGCATATCGAGGCCTCGCAGCGGGCGACGGAAGAGGCGGTGGCCGCGGCCCATGCGACGCTCAAGCAGGCCGAGATTCGCGGGCCAGAGCTGTGGCTGGACGGGGCGCCGCTGACATCGGAACGCATCAAGAAGCTGATCAATGTGAAGCTGATGGAGCGCGATTGTGTGGCGCAACATACGATTGTGGCGGGCGGCGAGCAGGCCTGCGATCCCCATCACGAGGGCAGCGGCCCCCTGCCGGCGCACCGGAGCATCATTTTCGACGTGTTCCCGCGCTCGGCCGACAGCCGCTATTTCGCCGACATGTCCCGCACCGTGATCCGGGGGACGGCCAGCCCCGAACTGAAACGGCTCTATCAAACGGTGAAAGACGCCCAGGAAGAGGCCATCACCAAGATCAAGGACGGCGCCGACGGCATGAAGATCCATCAGGGGATCTGTGACCGGTTTGACAAGGCCGGGTACAAGACGGGTCTGGTCGAGGGCCGGATGCAGGGCTATTTCCACGGGACCGGGCATGGGGTGGGGCTGGATATTCACGAAGCGCCGCGCATCAGCCGGACCGGGTCGCTGTTGCAGGAAGGCCATGTCGTGACCGTTGAGCCGGGACTCTACTATCCCGGGTTGGGCGCCGTGCGCATCGAGGACATGGTCCTCGTGACGAAGGACGGCTGCCGCAACCTGACGAACTTTCCGAAGATCTTCGAGCTGGATTAA
- a CDS encoding DUF4433 domain-containing protein, translated as MDNLDTIIQRGGLHAPNHVPNDGLPYRFCHSAEVQSARAAVPVQLGPGGTIHDYVPFYFGYLSPMMLNLKTGRVEGYSEGQDPLIYLVSSAQAIEAAGVKFVYSDGHGLAMFTEWFDDLTHLDAVDWAVVNQRYWTDAIDDMDRQRRKQAEFLVHRHCPWSLIQEIVVIDGRMKQRVETIQSAFPANQRRVVRVDRNWYYW; from the coding sequence GTGGATAACCTCGATACGATCATCCAGCGAGGTGGGCTGCATGCTCCGAATCATGTGCCCAATGACGGATTGCCGTATCGTTTCTGCCATAGTGCAGAGGTTCAGAGTGCTCGTGCGGCGGTGCCCGTTCAGCTAGGCCCCGGAGGGACCATTCACGACTATGTGCCGTTCTATTTCGGTTATCTTTCGCCGATGATGCTGAATCTAAAGACTGGCCGCGTAGAGGGCTATAGTGAGGGACAGGACCCGCTCATCTACTTGGTCTCGTCGGCTCAAGCTATTGAGGCAGCCGGGGTCAAGTTTGTGTATTCAGATGGTCATGGCCTAGCCATGTTCACCGAATGGTTTGATGATCTGACTCATTTGGATGCGGTGGATTGGGCTGTGGTGAATCAGCGGTATTGGACTGACGCGATTGATGATATGGATCGCCAGCGGAGAAAACAGGCTGAGTTTCTCGTGCACCGACACTGTCCGTGGTCTTTGATTCAGGAGATTGTGGTGATTGATGGGAGGATGAAGCAACGCGTTGAGACGATTCAGTCCGCCTTCCCTGCGAATCAGAGGAGGGTAGTCAGGGTTGATCGGAATTGGTATTATTGGTGA
- a CDS encoding tetratricopeptide repeat protein, with protein sequence MNRSDRRRQDAIQGKTGHAPDSFALRNLLDQGKRHHQAGQLAEAERSYQLALNMAPGHPEALQLLGLLAYRVGSYDQAIDLITQALDASPSTPLYWFNLGVVTQRAGKKDEAVRAYERALSLNPKYVEALINLGNVFKDLQRLDEAVQAYRKALALNPSHADTHNNLGVALKEQNDLQGAIASYRDAIRLKPTHFEAWNNLGLALMETGTIDEAIASFEQALTIVPDSPKALYNLGVARIWTGEHDKALALLTRIATAKHDHGRAVTETSLFRSRLKHDAEQVRYLMERGLLDASQQRYVEALDRLTIALAAQHPTKNRCPIEAAALTPIAPSFNQFLYRASCERLAEGALNPALDVPAIESRYLGARPEVTFIDQLLRPEALTALRRFCLESTIWKKDYENGYLGAFLGDGFATPLLLQIAEELRLAFPRIFAQHRLTQAWAFKQDSARRGLTLHADAAAVNVNFWITPDEANLNPEKGGLVVYDKEAPADWNFAAYNSEQNKPKILEWLHHVGAKTIRVPYRANRAVVFNSDLFHETDEITFRDEYPSRRINITLLYGYRHRP encoded by the coding sequence ATGAACCGATCAGACCGACGCCGACAGGACGCCATCCAGGGAAAGACCGGCCACGCTCCCGACTCCTTTGCCCTCCGCAACCTGCTCGACCAGGGCAAGCGCCACCATCAGGCCGGGCAACTGGCGGAGGCCGAACGGAGCTATCAGCTCGCCTTGAATATGGCGCCGGGCCATCCCGAAGCCCTTCAATTGCTGGGTCTGCTCGCCTATCGGGTGGGCAGCTACGACCAGGCGATCGACCTCATTACCCAAGCCCTCGACGCCTCCCCCTCGACGCCGCTCTATTGGTTCAACCTCGGCGTGGTGACGCAGCGCGCAGGGAAGAAAGACGAGGCGGTGCGGGCCTATGAGCGGGCCCTCTCGCTCAATCCTAAATATGTCGAAGCTCTGATCAACCTGGGGAACGTCTTCAAGGATCTGCAGCGCCTCGACGAGGCCGTGCAGGCCTACCGCAAGGCTCTGGCCCTCAACCCGAGCCATGCCGATACCCATAACAACCTGGGGGTCGCCCTCAAAGAACAGAACGATCTTCAGGGCGCCATCGCCTCCTACCGTGACGCAATAAGGCTCAAGCCCACACACTTTGAGGCCTGGAACAATCTGGGGCTCGCGCTGATGGAGACCGGCACTATCGACGAGGCCATCGCCTCGTTTGAACAGGCCCTGACCATCGTGCCCGACTCGCCCAAAGCCCTCTACAACCTGGGCGTGGCCCGCATCTGGACGGGGGAACATGACAAGGCCCTCGCCCTGCTCACCAGGATTGCGACCGCCAAGCACGACCATGGCCGGGCCGTCACGGAGACCAGCCTGTTCCGGTCACGGTTGAAACACGATGCCGAGCAGGTCCGCTACCTCATGGAGCGGGGGCTGCTCGATGCGTCACAGCAGCGCTACGTGGAGGCCTTGGACCGATTGACGATCGCGCTGGCCGCGCAGCACCCCACGAAGAACCGCTGCCCCATCGAGGCCGCCGCGCTCACGCCGATTGCGCCCTCTTTCAATCAGTTCCTCTATCGCGCGTCCTGCGAACGGCTGGCCGAGGGCGCACTGAATCCTGCCCTGGATGTGCCGGCCATCGAATCCCGCTATCTGGGGGCACGGCCCGAAGTCACGTTTATCGACCAGCTCTTGCGGCCGGAGGCTTTGACCGCTTTGCGCCGGTTCTGCCTGGAGTCCACGATCTGGAAGAAGGACTACGAGAACGGCTACCTCGGCGCCTTTTTAGGGGATGGCTTCGCGACGCCGCTGCTCTTGCAGATCGCCGAGGAGCTGCGCCTGGCCTTCCCGCGCATCTTCGCGCAGCATCGCCTCACCCAAGCCTGGGCCTTCAAGCAAGACAGCGCCAGGCGCGGGCTCACGCTGCATGCCGATGCGGCGGCGGTGAATGTGAATTTCTGGATTACGCCGGACGAGGCGAACCTGAATCCTGAAAAGGGGGGCTTAGTGGTCTACGACAAGGAAGCCCCGGCGGACTGGAACTTTGCGGCCTATAACAGCGAGCAGAACAAACCGAAGATTCTGGAGTGGCTGCATCACGTCGGCGCCAAAACTATCCGGGTGCCCTATCGCGCCAACCGCGCCGTGGTGTTCAACTCCGATCTGTTTCACGAAACCGACGAGATCACCTTTCGGGACGAGTACCCCAGCCGGCGCATCAATATTACCTTGCTCTACGGGTACCGCCACCGGCCGTAG
- a CDS encoding succinate dehydrogenase/fumarate reductase iron-sulfur subunit — translation MRLTITLQRFNPEQDAAPHDEEIRLDVRRGTTVLDLLIRIKQEVDGRLALRYSCRSAICGSCAMEINGGQKLACRTSVRQEYARHGRLRIAPLPHFPVIKDLVVDMGPFWRKIRDITPWLSSSSLADHRPAEAAGGLPEPAESRFHNVDACIMCGACVAACTVHAVSPQFAGPAALAKADRFLADPRESERVTRARLEVLQDEHGIWDCTRCNFCVEVCPKDVKPMEAIIRLRRASLDRRLPPTAGARHITAFAGLIEGQGRLNEAVMPLKVVGADGSRFRRILPLGIRMFFKGKVPNPFAHRLAGLSQIQAIFRRGRRAPLA, via the coding sequence ATGCGCCTCACCATTACCCTTCAGCGGTTCAATCCCGAACAAGACGCGGCGCCGCATGACGAGGAAATTCGCCTCGATGTCAGGCGCGGCACGACGGTGCTCGATCTGCTGATCCGCATCAAGCAGGAGGTGGATGGCCGGCTCGCGCTCCGCTATTCCTGCCGTTCGGCCATTTGCGGATCCTGCGCCATGGAGATCAATGGCGGCCAGAAGCTGGCCTGCCGCACGTCGGTCCGGCAGGAATATGCGCGTCATGGCCGGCTCCGGATCGCGCCGCTGCCGCATTTTCCGGTAATCAAGGATCTGGTCGTCGATATGGGGCCGTTCTGGCGGAAGATCCGGGATATCACGCCCTGGCTCTCCTCCTCGTCGCTCGCGGACCATCGGCCGGCTGAGGCGGCGGGGGGCCTTCCCGAACCGGCGGAGTCCCGATTCCACAATGTGGACGCCTGCATCATGTGCGGGGCCTGCGTGGCGGCCTGTACGGTGCATGCGGTGTCGCCGCAGTTTGCGGGACCAGCCGCGCTGGCCAAGGCCGACCGGTTTCTTGCCGATCCCCGTGAGTCGGAACGGGTCACGCGCGCGCGGCTGGAAGTGCTGCAAGACGAGCATGGCATCTGGGATTGCACGCGGTGCAACTTCTGCGTCGAGGTCTGTCCCAAAGATGTCAAGCCGATGGAAGCCATCATCCGGCTGCGGCGGGCCTCGCTGGACCGCCGGCTGCCTCCCACGGCCGGCGCGCGTCATATCACGGCGTTTGCCGGGCTCATCGAGGGGCAGGGGCGGCTGAATGAAGCGGTGATGCCGCTCAAAGTAGTGGGGGCCGACGGCTCCCGTTTCCGGCGAATCCTTCCATTGGGAATCAGGATGTTCTTCAAGGGCAAGGTGCCCAATCCCTTCGCGCATCGGCTGGCAGGCCTCTCGCAAATCCAGGCCATTTTTCGCCGGGGCCGCCGGGCTCCGCTGGCCTAG
- a CDS encoding type I restriction-modification enzyme R subunit C-terminal domain-containing protein: MKTGILRPMATPEDQAREHIDQALEQAGWRVQDYKSANLHAGRGVVLRNFPLVSGHGFADYLLYLDGKAAGIIEAKKEGVTLIGVEVQAEKYSKGLPTDLPAHIRPLPFLYQSTGLETRFTNGLDPQPRSRPVFSFHRPETLASLILQHSEVSGDLHGASLAAESAAPTLRGRLRTLPPLSITGLWPAQITAINNLEKSLAQDRPRSLIQMATGSGKTFTAINFIYRLIKFGGAKRVLFLVDRGNLGDQTLKEFQQYVSPYNNFKFTEEFIVQRLAGNTLDTTARVCISTIQRMYSMLKGRELSEEDEEASVSGLERLFKKPEPLDYNPAIPIETFDIIVTDECHRSIYNLWVQVLEYFDAHLIGLTATPNKQTFGFFNQNLVMEYNHEQAVADGVNVNYDVYRIRTAITQAGSKVEAGYSVQLMNRETRTKRWERLDDDFAYDPDQLDRDVVAPDQIRTIVKAFRDKLFTDIFPGRTEVPKTLIFAKDDAHAENIVEILREEFGKGNEFAQKITYRTTGVTPKDLIKSFRNSYHPRIAVTVDMIATGTDIKPVEIVVFMRAVKSRTFFEQMKGRGVRVIKPDDLKAVTPDATSKDHFVIVDAVGVCEQDKTDARPMEKKPSVAFEKLLQAVALGNMEEDVLTSIAGRLARMEHRITKADEQAISKASGGLSLKDLSRALVEAVNPDRQEERATQQFGTSKPTEQQIQQVATTLIQAAAKPFHDPKFRELLVEIKKKNELTIDHVSQDQVIEAGFSADALARARTIVQSFEQFIAQHKDEITALQVLYSKPYKQRLTFEDIKDLAHAIEKPPYLWNESQLWQAYAALEKSKVKGASGKRILTDLVSLVRFATHQENELVPFPEKVNANFKAWLGEQGSRGKKFTDEQRHWLEMIRDHVAANLVVEPDDFEYAPFAQEGGLGKVHQIFGDKLNTLIEELNGALAA; the protein is encoded by the coding sequence GTGAAAACGGGTATTCTGCGCCCCATGGCCACCCCGGAAGATCAGGCGCGCGAGCACATCGACCAGGCGCTGGAGCAGGCAGGTTGGCGCGTGCAGGACTACAAGAGCGCGAATCTTCATGCTGGACGGGGCGTCGTCCTCAGAAATTTCCCCCTCGTGAGCGGCCACGGCTTTGCGGATTACTTGCTCTATCTGGACGGTAAGGCAGCCGGGATTATCGAAGCCAAGAAAGAGGGCGTGACGCTTATTGGCGTAGAAGTTCAGGCCGAGAAATACAGCAAGGGCCTCCCTACGGACTTGCCTGCCCATATTCGTCCCTTACCATTTCTGTACCAGAGCACCGGCCTGGAAACGCGCTTCACGAACGGCCTCGATCCTCAGCCGCGCAGCCGTCCGGTGTTCAGCTTCCATCGGCCCGAGACGTTGGCCAGCTTGATCCTTCAGCACAGTGAAGTTTCCGGAGATCTGCACGGCGCATCCCTGGCCGCAGAATCCGCAGCGCCGACGCTTCGTGGTCGCCTGAGAACCCTGCCACCCCTCAGCATCACCGGCCTCTGGCCCGCGCAAATTACCGCCATCAATAATCTTGAGAAGTCGCTGGCTCAGGATCGTCCGCGTTCGCTGATCCAAATGGCCACCGGCAGCGGCAAGACGTTCACCGCCATCAACTTTATCTACCGCCTCATCAAGTTCGGCGGGGCGAAGCGCGTACTCTTTCTCGTCGATCGCGGCAACCTGGGCGACCAGACGCTGAAGGAATTCCAGCAGTACGTCTCGCCCTACAATAACTTCAAGTTCACTGAAGAGTTCATCGTCCAGCGGCTGGCTGGCAATACCCTCGACACCACCGCGCGCGTTTGCATCAGCACCATCCAGCGCATGTATTCCATGCTCAAGGGACGGGAGTTGTCGGAGGAGGACGAAGAGGCCTCCGTGTCCGGCCTCGAACGGCTCTTCAAGAAACCCGAGCCGCTGGACTACAACCCGGCCATTCCGATCGAAACCTTCGACATCATCGTCACCGACGAATGCCACCGGTCCATCTACAACCTTTGGGTGCAGGTGTTGGAATACTTCGATGCCCACCTCATCGGCCTCACCGCCACGCCCAACAAACAGACCTTCGGCTTCTTCAATCAAAACCTCGTCATGGAATACAATCACGAGCAGGCCGTGGCCGACGGCGTCAACGTGAACTACGACGTGTACCGCATCCGCACCGCCATTACGCAGGCAGGGTCTAAAGTAGAGGCGGGGTATAGCGTGCAGTTGATGAATCGGGAGACGCGGACCAAGCGGTGGGAGCGGCTCGACGACGATTTCGCCTACGATCCCGACCAGCTCGACCGTGACGTGGTCGCTCCGGACCAGATCCGCACCATCGTCAAAGCCTTCCGGGACAAGCTCTTCACCGACATCTTTCCCGGCCGGACCGAGGTCCCCAAGACCCTCATCTTCGCGAAAGACGACGCCCACGCGGAAAACATCGTCGAAATCCTTCGCGAGGAGTTCGGCAAGGGGAACGAGTTCGCCCAGAAGATCACCTATCGCACCACCGGGGTGACTCCCAAAGACCTCATTAAGAGCTTTCGCAACAGTTACCATCCCCGCATCGCCGTCACGGTGGACATGATCGCCACCGGCACCGACATCAAGCCGGTTGAAATCGTCGTCTTCATGCGCGCGGTCAAATCCCGCACCTTTTTTGAGCAGATGAAGGGCCGGGGCGTCCGCGTCATCAAACCGGATGATCTGAAGGCCGTCACGCCAGATGCCACGAGCAAAGACCACTTCGTCATCGTCGATGCCGTCGGCGTCTGCGAGCAAGACAAGACCGATGCTCGTCCGATGGAGAAAAAGCCCAGCGTCGCCTTTGAGAAGCTGCTCCAAGCTGTGGCATTGGGGAATATGGAAGAGGATGTGCTTACCAGCATTGCCGGACGGCTGGCCCGCATGGAGCACCGCATCACGAAGGCCGATGAACAGGCCATCAGCAAAGCCAGCGGCGGCCTCTCACTCAAGGACCTGAGCCGGGCTCTCGTGGAAGCGGTCAATCCCGATCGGCAAGAAGAACGAGCCACGCAGCAATTCGGTACGAGCAAGCCGACTGAGCAGCAGATCCAGCAGGTCGCCACCACGTTGATTCAAGCAGCAGCCAAGCCATTTCACGATCCGAAATTCCGCGAACTTCTGGTCGAGATCAAAAAGAAGAACGAACTGACGATCGACCATGTCAGTCAGGACCAAGTTATCGAAGCAGGCTTCAGCGCCGACGCGCTGGCCCGTGCCCGCACCATCGTGCAGTCCTTCGAGCAGTTCATCGCACAGCACAAGGACGAGATCACGGCTCTGCAAGTGCTCTACAGCAAGCCGTATAAGCAACGGCTCACGTTCGAGGACATCAAGGACCTGGCCCACGCCATCGAAAAGCCGCCCTATCTCTGGAACGAATCCCAGCTCTGGCAGGCCTATGCCGCGCTGGAGAAGTCAAAGGTCAAAGGCGCAAGCGGCAAGCGCATCCTGACCGATCTGGTTTCTCTCGTTCGCTTCGCCACGCATCAGGAGAATGAGCTGGTGCCCTTTCCCGAGAAGGTCAATGCCAACTTCAAGGCGTGGCTGGGGGAGCAAGGGAGCCGTGGGAAGAAGTTCACCGACGAACAGCGCCATTGGTTGGAAATGATCCGTGACCACGTCGCAGCAAATCTTGTGGTTGAGCCGGACGACTTTGAGTACGCGCCTTTTGCTCAAGAAGGCGGGTTGGGGAAAGTCCATCAGATCTTTGGGGACAAGCTGAATACGCTTATTGAAGAATTAAACGGGGCGTTGGCAGCATGA
- a CDS encoding type I restriction-modification system subunit M N-terminal domain-containing protein, giving the protein MSPSTQIVQKLWNYCNVLRGDGMSYGDYVEQLTYLLFLKMAGECYSPLELIV; this is encoded by the coding sequence GTGAGTCCCTCTACCCAAATCGTCCAAAAACTCTGGAATTACTGCAACGTCCTCCGTGGCGACGGGATGAGCTATGGCGACTACGTCGAGCAGTTGACGTATCTGCTGTTCCTCAAGATGGCGGGCGAGTGTTATTCACCGCTTGAATTGATAGTGTGA
- a CDS encoding restriction endonuclease subunit S has protein sequence MSTLGDLTVPKIDQSGPPKTGEFTYIDISSIDNDLKRIVEPKFLPGSAAPSRAKQRLQPGDVLVSMTRPNLNAVAIVSHDLTGAIGSTGFHVLRPVEGIEPRWLFYGVQTHAFIDAMSSLVQGALYPAVRPKDIKGFGLDAPSWFEQQRIVAEIEKQFSRLDEAVANLKRVKANLKRYKAAVLKAAVEGKLTEDWRRLHPNVEPASKLLERILAERRAKWTGRGKYKEIPVPDRTNLPPLPNTWTWSSVETICSDVVDCPHSTPKWEATGRVCLRTTEFRPGRLVLADVRFVSQSTYEKRIQRLKPRENDVVYSREGGILGVACMVPHGIDLCLGQRMMLLRSHSLFTPNLLMHWLNSSWILARVRSLTGGSASPHLNVGEVKLFPVPIPPLNEQQQIVAEVDRRLSVIDELEAAVQANLTRADRLRQSILGQAFAGRLQC, from the coding sequence ATGAGCACTCTCGGTGATCTCACTGTTCCAAAGATTGATCAGTCCGGCCCGCCCAAAACCGGAGAGTTCACTTACATTGATATCAGCAGTATCGATAATGATCTGAAGAGAATTGTCGAGCCGAAGTTCCTTCCGGGAAGCGCTGCTCCGAGTCGAGCCAAGCAGCGGTTACAGCCTGGAGATGTTTTGGTCTCGATGACTAGGCCAAACCTGAATGCAGTTGCAATTGTTTCACACGACTTGACAGGGGCTATCGGATCTACAGGCTTCCATGTGCTTCGACCAGTTGAGGGCATCGAACCTCGCTGGCTCTTCTATGGTGTGCAGACACATGCTTTCATTGACGCAATGTCGAGCCTCGTCCAAGGCGCCCTATATCCAGCAGTTCGCCCAAAAGACATCAAAGGCTTTGGCCTCGATGCGCCGTCTTGGTTTGAACAGCAGCGCATCGTCGCTGAGATCGAAAAGCAGTTCTCTCGCCTCGACGAAGCCGTCGCCAATCTCAAACGTGTCAAGGCCAATCTCAAACGCTACAAAGCTGCCGTCCTCAAAGCCGCCGTCGAAGGGAAGCTGACCGAAGACTGGCGTAGGCTGCATCCCAACGTCGAACCAGCCAGCAAACTCCTTGAACGCATCCTCGCCGAACGAAGGGCGAAGTGGACCGGCAGAGGGAAATACAAAGAGATACCCGTACCGGATAGAACGAATTTGCCACCACTCCCGAACACTTGGACATGGTCTTCAGTTGAGACCATATGCTCGGACGTTGTGGATTGTCCGCACTCAACGCCGAAGTGGGAAGCGACGGGTCGTGTCTGCCTTCGAACCACGGAGTTTCGGCCGGGACGATTGGTTTTGGCTGATGTGCGCTTTGTGTCTCAATCCACCTATGAGAAACGAATTCAGAGATTAAAACCGAGGGAGAATGACGTTGTTTACAGTCGCGAGGGCGGGATCCTTGGGGTTGCGTGCATGGTTCCCCATGGAATTGATCTTTGCCTTGGTCAACGGATGATGCTTTTGCGGTCACATTCGCTATTCACGCCAAATCTTCTGATGCACTGGCTGAATTCTTCGTGGATTCTTGCACGTGTCCGGTCCTTGACTGGTGGCAGTGCGTCACCACATCTCAATGTTGGTGAAGTGAAACTGTTCCCGGTTCCAATTCCACCGCTTAATGAGCAACAGCAGATCGTTGCCGAAGTCGATCGCCGCTTGTCCGTCATCGACGAACTTGAAGCCGCCGTCCAGGCCAACCTCACCCGCGCCGACCGATTGCGGCAGTCGATTCTTGGACAGGCGTTTGCTGGGAGGCTCCAATGTTAG
- a CDS encoding DUF4926 domain-containing protein yields MIQELEDVILECDLPKHGLRRGDIGTVVLIHRGGEGYEVEFTTLDGETVAVVTLLAAQVRPAHKREIAHARELAGSASS; encoded by the coding sequence ATGATTCAGGAATTGGAAGACGTGATTCTGGAATGCGACCTTCCTAAGCACGGTTTGAGGCGTGGCGATATCGGTACGGTGGTCCTCATTCATCGGGGTGGCGAAGGGTACGAGGTTGAGTTTACGACGTTGGATGGTGAGACGGTGGCTGTGGTGACACTGTTGGCCGCTCAGGTTCGTCCGGCGCACAAGCGTGAGATTGCCCATGCACGCGAACTCGCTGGGTCGGCGTCGTCGTAG
- a CDS encoding PilZ domain-containing protein, which translates to MEHRQHPRFPVSFASSFSSINLVKGDGNVVDLSIRGCRIFSLTEVKAGTTLQLTMQVSKQEPPIQVTQAVVRWYRDHSFGLEFVSLSEEAWPRLQQLVKELEREPYQRENASEGNSLPC; encoded by the coding sequence ATGGAACATCGGCAGCATCCCCGCTTCCCCGTGTCGTTTGCGAGCTCCTTCAGCTCGATCAATCTCGTGAAGGGCGATGGCAATGTCGTGGATCTCTCCATCCGGGGGTGCCGCATTTTCAGCCTGACCGAAGTGAAGGCCGGCACGACGCTGCAGCTGACCATGCAGGTGTCGAAGCAAGAGCCGCCGATTCAGGTGACACAGGCGGTCGTGCGATGGTATCGCGACCATTCGTTCGGTTTGGAGTTTGTGAGCCTTTCCGAAGAGGCCTGGCCCAGGCTGCAGCAGCTGGTGAAGGAGTTGGAGCGCGAGCCCTATCAGCGCGAGAATGCCTCGGAGGGGAACAGCCTGCCGTGTTAG